In a single window of the Macrobrachium rosenbergii isolate ZJJX-2024 chromosome 35, ASM4041242v1, whole genome shotgun sequence genome:
- the LOC136856240 gene encoding LOW QUALITY PROTEIN: uncharacterized protein (The sequence of the model RefSeq protein was modified relative to this genomic sequence to represent the inferred CDS: deleted 1 base in 1 codon) has protein sequence MFELHRPKYRHLMYVHLSFGLLISTDDQSPSLLSGHTFPTITLGPADSVCYPNDLPLNSEAFTVCAFVRPMNPTEGSASSVSPEPMVEASFDGVLFTLLRNGTLMEARFLGSRLVVAYGERSFTLDASFEAGVWRRVCLRCNLARLTVEATLDHHTLGILEAQPPGNDTKHPTRELCLGSRSGDLSSFTGSVAGFFLMAWNPSLTPAYPVADCSRLVPEEALVEIGAGWDIQGNAALADYDVATLCGEAYVPVVIRMFTGFRPHLDLCLSMGGRFVTGGELKDDLLESVAKDTESCELHNDRVFWYGDQPPRFDIQTRCPAALPGSTESSQRCITELNCSVCVLPANITYTLYGGIFAMDWSYTLLTLDGGNFYFKGEDSSEIRYNGSHWTLASAFHSDQWVLLNSFFPVGRNEWQMKGITLNATLTQCSQSHFACPDGTCIAKESLCDGIENCKDGDDEAECGILWTSDGYERATSPSNDGVIHPFLYYAIGVSYVSDISTDDGAVEIEFDLRMSWYDSRVKYQNLKSQANYFPCEDVWNPRLIAMAGYGSGHKYQLDTYTKECAVLDGYPKPNVDFMDPRMGKFLGGDKHQLSMMLNSYLKAPCNFRLDRYPFGTYVCNITLRMTNGGRGTRLRARSPGNTLVYAGSTDLLEFRLTKLTYETLDDSSVTLTLHLISLYEFHVLNSFAPSSLMFLICLATFFFPIDSFNERIMVSLTALLVLAALFTQGQQSSVKTAYYKLLDVWYAALIGLCFSSVIMIACVNAIFIRKTRDLVINIQVKPALENSASLSPVESTVRKAEICNTACIVVLISLFVLLTAFYCLIAGGAV, from the exons ATGTTCGAATTACATAGACCAAAGTACCGTCATCTGATGTACGTCCATCTCTCGTTTGGACTGCTAATCAGCACAG ATGACCAATCACCTTCTCTCCTGTCAGGCCACACCTTCCCAACCATCACCCTAGGTCCTGCAGATTCCGTCTGCTATCCAAATGACCTCCCGCTGAACTCGGAGGCTTTCACCGTCTGTGCCTTCGTCAGGCCAATGAATCCTACAGAGGGTAGCGCCTCTTCTGTGTCCCCAGAGCCAATGGTGGAAGCCAGTTTTGACGGAGTCCTGTTTACTCTGCTTCGTAATGGAACCCTCATGGAAGCGA GGTTCCTTGGTTCGCGGCTGGTGGTCGCTTACGGCGAAAGAAGCTTCACCCTCGACGCCTCCTTCGAAGCGGGTGTGTGGCGAAGGGTCTGCCTGCGTTGTAACCTGGCGCGTTTGACG GTGGAGGCCACACTGGACCATCACACCCTCGGGATATTAGAAGCCCAACCACCAGGAAACGACACAAAGCATCCAACCCGCGAACTCTGCCTAGGCTCTAGGTCGGGGGACCTCAGTTCCTTTACAGGATCCGTAGCAGGTTTTTTTCTGATGGCCTGGAATCCCTCACTGACGCCTGCCTACCCCGTAGCAGACTGCAGTAGACTTGTACCTGAAGAAGCTCTGGTAGAAATCGGTGCTGGTTGGGACATCCAAGGCAACGCAGCCCTCGCTGATTACGACGTAGCGACACTCTGCGGCGAAGCCTACGTACCGGTTGTCATCAGGATGTTCACCGGTTTCAGACCGCACCTGGATCTGTGTCTGTCTATGGGCGGAAGGTTCGTGACAGGCGGAGAACTAAAGGATGACTTACTCGAGAGCGTGGCCAAGGATACGGAGTCCTGCGAACTCCACAACGACAGGGTATTCTGGTACGGAGACCAGCCGCCGAGGTTCGACATACAGACACGCTGCCCTGCAGCTCTTCCCGGCAGTACAGAGAGCTCGCAGAGATGCATCACTGAACTGAATTGCAGTGTGTGTGTCTTACCAGCCAACATCACTTATACACTCTATGGTGGAATATTTGCAATGGACTGGAGTTACACGCTTCTTACTCTGGATGGTGGAAACTTCTACTTCAAAGGGGAAGATTCCTCAGAGATTAGGTACAATGGTAGTCACTGGACATTAGCCTCCGCCTTTCACAGTGACCAGTGGGTTCTCTTGAACTCATTTTTCCCAGTGGGCAGGAATGAATGGCAGATGAAGGGTATAACTCTTAATGCCACTCTGACCCAATGCAGCCAGAGCCACTTCGCTTGCCCCGACGGAACGTGCATCGCGAAGGAGAGCCTCTGCGATGGTATCGAAAACTGCAAGGATGGCGACGATGAGGCAGAATGCGGCATCCTGTGGACGAGCGATGGGTACGAAAGAGCCACTAGCCCGAGCAATGATGGCGTCATTCACCCATTTTTGTACTACGCCATTGGAGTGTCCTACGTCAGCGACATATCAACAGACGACGGCGCGGTGGAAATCGAGTTCGACCTTCGGATGTCTTGGTACGACAGTCGCGTCAAGTATCAGAATCTGAAAAGCCAGGCAAATTATTTCCCCTGCGAGGACGTTTGGAACCCCAGGCTGATAGCTATGGCTGGGTATGGGTCAGGTCACAAATATCAGCTCGACACTTACACGAAGGAGTGTGCAGTTTTGGACGGTTACCCCAAGCCGAACGTAGACTTCATGGACCCTAGAATGG GTAAATTCCTGGGCGGCGACAAGCACCAACTCTCCATGATGCTCAACTCTTATCTGAAGGCCCCCTGCAACTTCAGACTCGACCGGTACCCGTTCGGTACCTACGTGTGTAACATCACCCTGAGAATGACCAATGGCGGACGGGGAACGCGCCTGAGGGCGCGCAGTCCAGGGAATACGCTGGTTTATGCAGGCAGCACCGACCTCTTGGAGTTTAGACTGACAAAACTCACTTACGAGACTTTAGACGACAGCTCTGTCACATTAACCCTGCATTTAATAAGCCTGTACGAATTCCACGTGCTGAATAGCTTCGCGCCGAGTTCCCTGATGTTCCTGATATGCCTAGCAACCTTCTTCTTCCCAATCGACAGTTTTAACGAGAGAATCATGGTCTCGTTGACGGCACTTCTCGTCCTGGCTGCCCTGTTCACCCAAGGCCAGCAG TCCTCCGTCAAAACGGCCTATTACAAGCTTCTAGACGTGTGGTACGCTGCTCTGATAGGCCTCTGCTTCTCCTCCGTAATCATGATCGCCTGTGTGAACGCCATTTTCATCAGGAAAACCAGAGATTTGGTTATTAACATCCAGGTGAAGCCGGCTTTAGAAAACTCAGCGAGTCTGAGTCCAGTTGAGTCTACGGTCAGGAAAGCAGAGATTTGTAATACTGCTTGCATTGTCGTCTTAATCTCGCTGTTTGTGCTTTTAACTGCCTTCTATTGTTTGATTGCTGGTGGGGCTGTTTGA
- the LOC136856268 gene encoding U3 small nucleolar RNA-associated protein 14 homolog A, producing MTKVKTSTLRKKDEDDDSLFITGPVGLAEEDLAGSGGEAESDDERAHGNLMNDIGKLSRKKRMGAAPRSVRFSTREGGTKVNTDDILKRIGMPELEKGAKKLTTLSVPLEKVALKRAKRAAGYDKVACESEKWAGLVHKRRTEEQLSFPLQQPDLRLYTAIKSDAKMRSDLEKEVYALLQGAKLVEDKQETNEMMARKRAMSLEELKERNRTLWREREQRRRIQRKAWMQNKNKSRKFHRLLRKDRLKKQRAELEELQKSNPEAALEKLEELERARVQERMTLRHKYSKWAHLQGMRVARDETARNALKENQSMHQDLVAKRKTEDSSSDEEEDEEMLKEKLESLRKERQDAIEAGLFDPSNPWTANLLRQAPGRAEETPDGVIDDSFINFKRFWDEVNRRRLIEKKALEALAEKERQAQTNGKDDDDDEGEDHNDEGAEETEEDDGKEMEESGNEVNGEAEKTGGEVTGRKKKRADKAKDSSEEGGTSNGKTDAKVDREDPVKEDGSAGGDRKTTKKTKAKKKQKKQKNVDENLKASKDTTKPKKAKKNVKDDGNDAENPEKSKTEGKTLATRKQKVKKKERAKKKGEKMAGKDDKQDNKSEETGDEQKEQNGTENKTDSKESDDIEDLEDHLVTIDNMFSRAEMGLQRKLKRKLEKLGIDAKGKEWTVVKSKKKQKKTESSLPKIEEFEFTAKNRENIDEGLEHVRTLEDIDNLQQRSEDKDELQKAVEVLRTDGKSKEGAGKPDKGPRQKGSETNSQSDEKAPSKAAKLDPSKFLQVDAKVLRAAMPDTISKGVGLDDDEEDDEEEDADDVIQQAFADDYLVDEFKSAKDEAIERDKPKPLSLVLPGWGDWTGPNIRVSKRKKRRFTVNMPEPPPRKDSTLGNVIYNEKADVHSNLRKAMVSELPYPFSRVQDFEASVRAPVGRMFVPEKQHQKLTMPPIVTKMGSVIEPMTEEELLKNKDLYLVKQEREEKLLAERKRKKKLGKQAKRQKKV from the exons ATGACAAAGGTCAAGACATCGACCCTACG GAAAAAAGACGAGGATGACGACAGTCTCTTCATCACCGGCCCAGTTGGCTTGGCCGAGGAGGACCTGGCGGGCAGTGGCGGGGAAGCGGAGAGCGACGACGAAAGAGCCCACGGCAACCTCATGAACGACATCGGGAAACTGAGCAGGAAGAAAAG GATGGGGGCAGCTCCTCGAAGTGTCCGCTTTTCGACGAGGGAAGGTGGCACCAAAGTAAACACGGACGACATCCTGAAAAGGATTGGCATGCCAGAGTTGGAGAAGGGGGCTAAGAAACTCACGACATTATCTGTGCCTTTGGAGAAAGTCGCTCTGAAAAGG GCAAAGCGAGCAGCTGGATATGACAAAGTTGCATGCGAGTCGGAGAAATGGGCCGGTTTGGTTCACAAACGCCGAACTGAAGAACAGCTGTCCTTTCCGTTGCAGCAGCCTGACCTTAGGTTATACACCGCCATTAAATCGGATGCAAAAATGCGTTCGGATTTAGAAAAAGAGGTCTACGCCCTTCTACAGGGTGCCAAACTCGTTGAGGATAAGCAG GAGACCAACGAGATGATGGCAAGGAAGCGTGCCATGTCGCTAGAGGAGCTGAAGGAACGAAATCGCACGCTGTGGAGGGAGAGGGAACAGCGTAGGCGCATACAACGCAAGGCTTGGATGCAGAACAAGAACAAGAGTAGGAA GTTTCATCGGCTTCTGCGCAAAGACCGGCTCAAGAAACAGCGAGCGGAGTTGGAGGAACTTCAGAAGTCGAACCCAGAAGCAGCCTTGGAAAAACTGGAGGAGTTGGAGAGGGCCAGAGTCCAGGAGAGAATGACCCTCCGTCACAAGTACTCGAAGTGGGCGCATCTCCAGGGAATGCGTGTCGCTCGAGATGAGACC GCCCGAAACGCGCTGAAGGAAAACCAGAGTATGCACCAGGACCTTGTAGCCAAGAGGAAGACGGAGGACTCGTCCAGcgacgaggaggaggacgaggagatGCTGAAAGAAAAACTGGAATCTTTGAGAAAG GAGAGGCAGGACGCCATTGAGGCCGGACTGTTCGACCCTTCAAACCCGTGGACGGCAAATTTGCTACGGCAGGCACCGGGAAGAGCCGAGGAGACACCCGATGGCGTCATTGACGACAGCTTCATCAACTTCAAAAGATTCTGGGACGAAGTCAACAGACGGCGCCTCATCGAGAAGAAAGCGCTGGAGGCCTTAGCAGAAAAAGAACGCCAGGCGCAGACGAACGGgaaagacgacgacgacgacgaggggGAAGACCACAACGACGAGGGCGCAGAGGAGACGGAAGAAGATGatggaaaggaaatggaagaatcAGGTAATGAGGTGAATGGGGAGGCCGAAAAGACTGGAGGTGAGGTCactgggaggaagaagaagagagctgACAAGGCTAAGGACAGCTCGGAAGAGGGTGGTACGAGCAACGGTAAAACCGACGCCAAAGTTGATCGCGAAGACCCGGTAAAGGAAGATGGCAGCGCAGGAGGTGACCGGAAAACTACGAAGAAAACGAAAgcaaagaagaagcagaaaaaacaGAAGAATGTGGATGAGAATCTGAAGGCCTCCAAAGATACCACAAAGCCAAAGAAGGcgaagaaaaatgtgaaagacGACGGTAACGACGCAGAGAATCCAGAAAAGAGTAAGACCGAAGGAAAGACGCTTGCAACCAGGAAGCAAAAggttaagaagaaagaaagggccAAGAAGAAGGGGGAAAAGATGGCAGGTAAAGATGACAAGCAAGATAATAAGTCGGAGGAGACTGGAGACGAACAGAAAGAGCAAAAcggaacagaaaacaaaactgacTCAAAGGAGAGTGATGATATCGAAGACTTGGAGGACCATCTGGTCACTATCGACAACATGTTCAGCCGGGCGGAGATGGGACTGCAGAGGAAGCTGAAGAGAAAGTTGGAGAAGCTCGGCATTGACGCCAAGGGGAAGGAGTGGACGGTCGTTAAGTcgaagaaaaaacagaagaagaCCGAGTCGTCTCTGCCGAAAATTGAGGAGTTCGAATTTACCGCAAAAAATCGAGAAAACATTGACGAGGGACTGGAGCATGTGAGGACTTTGGAGGACATCGATAATTTACAGCAAAGAAGCGAGGATAAGGACGAGTTGCAGAAGGCTGTAGAGGTGTTGAGGACGGATGGGAAGAGCAAGGAAGGAGCCGGGAAACCAGACAAGGGGCCTCGACAAAAAGGCAGCGAGACGAATTCTCAGTCGGATGAAAAAGCTCCTTCAAAGGCAGCAAAACTGGATCCATCCAAGTTTTTGcag GTCGACGCCAAAGTGCTTCGGGCAGCAATGCCAGACACAATCAGCAAAGGGGTGGGCCTCGACGACGATGAGGAAGACGACGAGGAAGAGGACGCGGACGATGTGATACAACAGGCGTTTGCAGACGACTACCTTGTTGACGAGTTCAA ATCTGCCAAGGATGAAGCCATTGAACGAGACAAGCCTAAACCTCTAAGTCTTGTCCTTCCCGGATGGGGCGATTGGACAGGGCCGAATATTCGAGTTTCGAAGAGGAAAAAGAGACGTTTCAC ggtCAACATGCCGGAACCACCTCCCCGTAAAGACAGCACCTTGGGTAACGTTATTTACAATGAGAAGGCCGACGTACACAGTAATTTAAGGAAAGCGATG